A window of the Fuscovulum sp. genome harbors these coding sequences:
- a CDS encoding cupin domain-containing protein: MPPKTYPTVATGPGVTRQVLADHPDLMIVAFRFMEGAEGALHNHPHVQATFVQSGRFAFSVGGQDREVGPGDSLIVPSGATHGCRCLESGVLIDSFAPRRDDFL, from the coding sequence ATGCCCCCCAAGACATATCCAACCGTCGCCACGGGCCCCGGCGTGACACGTCAGGTGCTGGCCGACCACCCCGACCTGATGATCGTTGCCTTCCGCTTCATGGAAGGGGCAGAAGGCGCGTTGCACAATCACCCGCATGTGCAGGCGACCTTTGTCCAATCCGGACGCTTCGCCTTTAGCGTGGGCGGTCAGGACCGTGAGGTCGGCCCCGGCGACAGCCTTATAGTCCCCAGCGGTGCGACCCATGGCTGCCGCTGCCTTGAATCCGGGGTGCTGATCGACAGCTTTGCCCCCCGCCGCGACGACTTCCTTTGA
- the kduI gene encoding 5-dehydro-4-deoxy-D-glucuronate isomerase, protein MLSIETRPAISPTEAKGMDTTALRGAFLGQGLFADGEIRLIYSHYDRMMTGGAVPAGGSLTLDHVKECGTASILDRREMGVVNVGGSGTVTAAGETYAMEKGDVLYLGRGLGPVVFAGQGRFYLTSAPAHARLPARLIRLGDAKSFTTGAAETANHRTIYQFIHPEVMESCQLVLGYTKFHGGSVWNTMPAHLHDRRMEAYFYFDLAPDARVFHMMGEPSETRHLVVANEQAVLSPPWSIHCGAGTGSYTFVWAMAGDNVDYKDVEMVGMGDLR, encoded by the coding sequence ATGCTGAGCATCGAGACCCGCCCCGCCATTTCCCCGACTGAAGCCAAAGGCATGGACACAACGGCCCTGCGTGGCGCCTTCCTTGGGCAGGGTCTTTTTGCCGATGGCGAAATCCGTCTGATCTATAGCCACTATGACCGCATGATGACCGGCGGTGCGGTTCCGGCGGGCGGTAGCCTGACGCTGGACCACGTCAAGGAATGCGGCACCGCCTCGATCCTTGACCGCAGAGAGATGGGCGTCGTGAACGTGGGTGGTTCCGGCACAGTGACCGCTGCAGGCGAGACCTATGCGATGGAAAAGGGGGACGTTCTGTATCTTGGCCGGGGGCTTGGACCTGTTGTCTTTGCGGGGCAGGGGAGGTTCTACCTTACCTCTGCCCCCGCCCATGCCAGACTTCCCGCCCGGCTGATCCGTCTTGGCGATGCGAAAAGCTTCACCACTGGCGCGGCAGAGACGGCGAACCACCGGACGATCTATCAGTTCATCCACCCCGAAGTGATGGAAAGCTGCCAGCTGGTTCTGGGCTATACCAAGTTCCACGGCGGTTCTGTCTGGAACACCATGCCCGCCCACCTGCACGACCGCAGGATGGAGGCCTATTTCTATTTTGACCTCGCCCCCGACGCCCGTGTTTTCCACATGATGGGCGAACCTTCAGAGACACGCCACCTTGTCGTCGCCAATGAACAAGCCGTGCTGTCACCGCCGTGGTCGATCCACTGCGGCGCTGGCACCGGCAGCTATACCTTTGTCTGGGCGATGGCCGGAGACAACGTCGATTACAAGGACGTGGAGATGGTCGGGATGGGGGACCTTCGGTGA
- the kduD gene encoding 2-dehydro-3-deoxy-D-gluconate 5-dehydrogenase KduD — protein MNPFSLAGRHALVTGANTGIGQAIAVALAQAGARVTVAARRDCDETLALIPGAQAIHLDFADPLAARDTFAGHDYDILINNAGTIRRADSLEFSEEDWDAVMDVNLKSVFFTAQAFARALAARKSPGAIVNIASLLSFQGGIRVPSYTAAKHGVAGLTKLLANEWAVLGINVNAIAPGYIETNNTEALRNDPDRSEAILARIPAGRWGRPDDIAGTAVFLASPAAAYIHGAILNVDGGWLAR, from the coding sequence GTGAACCCGTTCTCGCTTGCAGGTCGACACGCGCTTGTGACCGGGGCCAATACCGGCATTGGCCAAGCCATCGCGGTTGCTTTGGCACAGGCGGGCGCAAGGGTGACCGTCGCCGCCCGCCGAGACTGCGACGAGACGCTGGCGTTGATACCCGGCGCGCAGGCGATCCATCTTGATTTCGCCGACCCGTTGGCCGCCCGTGATACTTTCGCGGGCCATGACTATGACATCCTGATCAACAACGCTGGCACCATTCGCCGCGCCGACAGCCTTGAGTTCAGTGAGGAAGACTGGGACGCGGTGATGGACGTCAACCTCAAATCCGTCTTCTTCACGGCCCAGGCCTTTGCCCGCGCCCTTGCGGCCCGCAAGTCGCCGGGCGCGATCGTCAACATCGCGTCGCTTCTGTCATTTCAGGGCGGCATCCGCGTGCCGTCCTATACGGCCGCGAAGCACGGTGTCGCGGGGTTGACCAAGCTTCTTGCCAACGAATGGGCGGTGCTTGGCATCAACGTCAACGCCATCGCACCGGGCTATATCGAGACGAACAACACCGAGGCGCTTCGCAACGACCCCGACCGAAGCGAAGCGATCCTTGCCCGTATCCCGGCCGGGCGCTGGGGCCGCCCGGATGATATCGCAGGAACGGCCGTCTTCCTTGCCTCTCCTGCTGCCGCCTATATCCATGGCGCGATTCTGAACGTGGATGGAGGCTGGCTTGCCCGCTGA